The following are encoded together in the Zingiber officinale cultivar Zhangliang chromosome 8A, Zo_v1.1, whole genome shotgun sequence genome:
- the LOC122009718 gene encoding uncharacterized protein LOC122009718 isoform X5: MKLSENMRPALASSGLDGSNFVASYNNGQRVTYSGSALDRSRNIHDSLENRILATGSSTLRNTPPGEIPFLFHYPSIESFSMSERKYSRSSEFQRILSVAVEENTFGSVQSKSLPPNALEDLKRSKTNISKTSTKARNLTKLLQNSIFRLDRYRNLISKKRQTTDRSNEKSGNLNSLKMGGQSHADSAENASPRLEDRTKNLIPKKRMRSSMAEVRGTVLPRQAAGVEKDKTVMFDKDRGVLKGCNVGLVISDDKMCRLPPGGDGWEKNKRKRSVGLSRISDGDRELKQSIQQRPKNEPRLRSSNGIVFRPGLSCGTILSNTTDSNPELSGANSSCGTPKNELDSSSVPNERQDHSVGLDNEQSVSRGSNRLNIQEDTQVGNQIPLVKGKTTRIPRTSSNLVTNAPSNFLHSFGSNDCPEQIPMSKIQTSNLVSNRRRVINNDSVSPPVTQWVGQRPHKISRTRRVNVVSPVSNSDGTQFLHEVFSASDVGTRMMTTDTSGHLVSRGITSSSHQSKLKHDNVLPPLLSESEESTAIKTKFKGKTSNKFALEDGVQAPLKATTLVLPIKNKPSKEEIGIEIRRQGRSRRGSVHSKSCLPLPKEKLENIDSTKPLKNGKHSSERSESRIGRPPKNMSDRKVFAQTQNTDVSSLERTGESEDDQEELLAAANAARNASYHACSSDFWKNMESCFASATLDDLAFLKNQIHFTKELDSSFPSSNEACNDMMSEVLNDLAASPHFSYAREQINSVAPTDKSFEDLYSADQRQLVKTSMGRLEIKRLYEKPAPLSHRLLSAFIIVDEIANFENDTQEEFNLQFSNDNAHYGPNSHVHAKDLSKMDCPSELDCTNQRNGIAYDGFLTTNNFRHSNLQNFMPCDDPVVENHAFWNSCNGSLADYQKNDCNLLQTMKGNSPYECQYGNMSLDDRILMELNSIGIYLDTMPDFADCEESEIDKAISELKFGLHQQARKKINQLDKLELAVQDAKKIDERKLEQLAMNKLVEMAHLKLMDGRGSHKSSITKVSKQLALSFAKRAIARCHDFEAGRSCFSELTLQNVLMSAPLCQINTKHSVAVIHKELRNSHLGYGMSEVTSVSERHDCPNNIGPTPSDPHQSIPQWDEKSSTRTNQKEVLLDDVTIGAGSRTTSNPTHTATSVKWKRAESVKDPNKDAMGRGSMAKVSRPSLGRGERRTKAKPKQKISQQISSANDFGRVAEAAEFRSPVSQQLSPTNDFGRVAEAAEFRSPVSQESFDTANNFTPRNDHKVELQSLSDRGCDPSKAMDDGVFTNLQLPGMDSIDELDVGLGRQGPQDIASWLNVEDEELQDNDLMGLQIPMDDLSEINMNFLSETHRPPSIVRN, encoded by the exons ATGAAATTGTCAGAAAATATGAGACCAGCTTTGGCTTCAAGTGGTTTGGATGGATCAAATTTTGTAGCTTCCTATAACAATGGGCAACGTGTAACCTACTCCGGTTCTGCCTTGGATAGGTCTAGAAATATCCATGATAGCTTGGAGAACCGTATTCTGGCTACTGGTTCCAGCACATTACGAAACACACCTCCTGGGGAAATTCCATTTTTATTCCACTATCCATCTATAGAGTCTTTCTCAATGAGCGAGAGAAAGTATTCTCGCAGTtcagaatttcaaagaattctaAGTGTAGCAGTCGAGGAGAACACTTTTGGATCTGTACAATCTAAGTCACTCCCACCTAATGCATTAGAGGACCTTAAGCGTTCCAAAACCAACATATCCAAGACGTCGACCAAAGCAAG GAACTTAACGAAGTTGTTACAGAACTCAATTTTCAGATTAGATAGATATCGCAACTTGATCTCAAAGAAACGGCAAACAACTGATCGATCAAACGAGAAGTCAGgtaatttgaattcattaaaGATGGGAGGTCAAAGTCATGCAGATTCTGCAGAAAATGCAAGCCCGAGACTAGAAGATAGAACAAAGAATCTAATTCCTAAAAAGCGTATGCGATCCTCTATGGCGGAAGTACGG GGTACGGTTCTGCCTAGGCAAGCTGCAGGTGTAGAAAAAGATAAAACTGTAATGTTTGACAAAGATAGAGGTGTGCTTAAAGGTTGTAATGTAGGACTAGTAATTTCAGATGACAAAATGTGCAGACTCCCTCCGGGGGGTGATGGctgggagaaaaataaaagaaaacgtTCTGTTGGCCTTAGCAGAATAAGTGATGGAGATCGAGAGCTTAAACAGTCAATTCAGCAAAGGCCTAAGAATGAACCCCGTTTACGTTCCTCAAATGGCATTGTATTCAG ACCAGGATTATCTTGTGGAACCATATTAAGCAACACAACGGATAGCAATCCCGAACTCAGTGGTGCTAACTCCTCCTGCGGTACACCTAAGAACGAACTTGATAGCAGCTCCGTTCCAAATGAAAGGCAAGACCACTCTGTTGGACTAGATAATGAACAGAGTGTATCTAGAGGAAGCAAcag GTTAAATATTCAGGAAGATACTCAGGTGGGAAATCAAATTCCTTTGGTAAAAGGAAAAACAACTAGGATACCACGAACTAGTTCAAACCTTGTTACAAATGCACCCTCTAATTTCCTTCACTCGTTTGGAAGCAATGATTGTCCAGAGCAAATTCCTATGAGCAAAATTCAGACTTCAAATCTGGTGAGCAACCGTAGAAGGGTTATAAATAATGATTCTGTGTCACCCCCTGTAACTCAATGGGTGGGTCAAAGGCCTCACAAAATATCGAGAACACGAAGAGTCAATGTAGTTTCTCCAGTTTCAAACTCGGATGGAACTCAGTTTTTGCATGAAGTTTTTTCTGCTTCTGATGTTGGAACTCGTATGATGACCACAGATACCAGTGGTCATCTAGTTTCAAGGGGAATAACCAGTAGCTCTCATCAATCAAAACTGAAACATGATAATGTCCTCCCTCCTCTGTTATCAGAAAGTGAGGAGTCTACTGCAATCAAAACCAAGTTTAAGGGGAAAACAAGTAATAAATTTGCGCTAGAGGATGGTGTTCAAGCACCACTGAAGGCTACAACTCTTGTTTTGCCAATAAAGAACAAACCTTCAAAAGAAGAAATTGGAATTGAAATTCGCAGGCAAGGTAGGAGCAGAAGAGGATCAGttcattcaaaatcatgtttaccTTTACCAAAGGAAAAACTGGAAAATATAGATTCTACCAAGCCACTCAAAAATGGAAAGCATAGTTCTGAAAGGAGTGAAAG TAGGATTGGTCGGCCTCCAAAAAATATGTCAGATCGGAAGGTTTTTGCCCAGACACAAAATACAGATGTCAGTTCACTGGAACGAACAG GAGAATCAGAGGATGATCAGGAAGAATTACTAGCAGCTGCTAATGCTGCTCGCAATGCTAGCT ATCATGCCTGCTCTAGCGACTTTTGGAAGAACATGGAATCCTGTTTTGCTTCTGCTACATTGGATGATTTAGCTTTTTTGAAGAATCAG ATACATTTTACTAAAGAGCTAGATTCAAGTTTTCCCTCTAGTAACGAAGCTTGCAATGATATGATG AGTGAAGTTTTGAATGATCTGGCAGCATCACCTCACTTTTCTTATGCTAGAGAGCAAATAAACTCAGTTGCACCAACGGACAAATCTTTTGAGGACCTTTATTCAGCTGACCAGAGACAGCTTGTCAAAACATCAATGGGGAGATTAGAGATCAAGAGATTGTATGAGAAACCAGCTCCGCTCTCACATAGGCTTCTCTCAGCCTTTATTATAGTAGATGAGATTGCCAATTTTGAAAATGACACTCAAGAGGAGTTCAATTTACAATTTTCAAATGATAATGCTCACTATGGTCCAAACAGTCATGTTCATGCTAAAGATTTATCAAAAATGGATTGTCCTTCAGAGCTTGATTGCACCAATCAGAGAAATGGGATAGCTTATGATGGATTTTTGACCACCAACAACTTTAGGCACTCAAATCTTCAGAATTTTATGCCTTGTGATGATCCAGTTGTTGAAAATCATGCCTTTTGGAATTCATGCAATGGGTCGCTTGCTGACTACCAGAAAAATGATTGTAATCTTCTGCAGACAATGAAGGGCAACTCTCCATATGAATGCCAATATGGGAACATGTCTCTTGATGATAGGATTTTGATGGAGTTGAACAGTATAGGCATATATCTGGATACAATG CCTGATTTTGCTGACTGTGAAGAGAGTGAAATTGACAAAGCTATTTCAGAACTTAAGTTTGGACTCCACCAGCAG GCAAGGAAAAAGATAAATCAACTTGATAAATTGGAACTAGCAGTTCAAGATGCAAAGAAGATTGACGAAAG GAAACTTGAACAGTTAGCAATGAATAAGCTTGTCGAAATGGCACACCTAAAGCTAATG GATGGTCGAGGTAGTCACAAGAGTAGCATCACTAAGGTGTCAAAACAACTTGCATTGTCCTTTGCTAAGCGAGCAATAGCCAGATGCCACGACTTTGAAGCAGGTCGAAGTTGCTTCAGTGAACTGACACTGCAGAATGTGCTCATGTCAGCGCCTTTATGCCAAATTAACACTAAGCATTCTGTTGCTGTTATtcataaagagttgaggaacagtCATCTTGGCTATGGAATGTCAG aggtaacttctgtttcagaGAGGCATGATTGTCCTAATAATATTGGTCCAACGCCATCAGATCCTCACCAAAGTATTCCTCAATGGGATGAGAAATCAAGTACTAGAACCAACCAGAAGGAGGTGCTTCTGGATGACGTCACTATAGGTGCTGGCTCAAGAACCACATCAAATCCGACCCATACCGCCACAAGTGTAAAATGGAAAAGAGCTGAAAGTGTGAAGGACCCGAACAAAGATGCAATGGGAAGAGGCTCTATGGCTAAAGTTAGTCGTCCATCCCTAGGCAGGGGCGAACGCAGGACAAAGGCAAAACCAAAGCAAAAAATAAGCCAACAGATATCTTCAGCAAATGACTTTGGCAGG GTGGCTGAGGCAGCCGAGTTCAGGTCACCTGTATCGCAACAGTTATCTCCAACAAATGACTTTGGCAGGGTGGCTGAGGCAGCCGAGTTCAGGTCACCTGTATCGCAGGAGTCCTTTGACACCGCAAACAATTTCACACCTAGAAATGATCACAAAGTGGAATTACAAAGCTTAAGCGATAGGGGGTGTGATCCTTCTAAAGCGATGGATGATGGTGTGTTCACAAACTTACAGTTACCCGGAATGGACTCCATCGATGAACTAGATGTAGGTTTAGGCAGACAAGGTCCTCAGGACATCGCGTCTTGGTTGAACGTTGAAGATGAGGAACTCCAAGACAATGATTTAATGGGTCTTCAAATTCCAATGGACGACCTCTCAGAAATTAATATGAACTTCTTGAGTGAAACCCACAGACCTCCTTCAATAGTAAGGAATTGA
- the LOC122009718 gene encoding uncharacterized protein LOC122009718 isoform X1, translating into MKLSENMRPALASSGLDGSNFVASYNNGQRVTYSGSALDRSRNIHDSLENRILATGSSTLRNTPPGEIPFLFHYPSIESFSMSERKYSRSSEFQRILSVAVEENTFGSVQSKSLPPNALEDLKRSKTNISKTSTKARNLTKLLQNSIFRLDRYRNLISKKRQTTDRSNEKSGNLNSLKMGGQSHADSAENASPRLEDRTKNLIPKKRMRSSMAEVRGTVLPRQAAGVEKDKTVMFDKDRGVLKGCNVGLVISDDKMCRLPPGGDGWEKNKRKRSVGLSRISDGDRELKQSIQQRPKNEPRLRSSNGIVFRPGLSCGTILSNTTDSNPELSGANSSCGTPKNELDSSSVPNERQDHSVGLDNEQSVSRGSNRLNIQEDTQVGNQIPLVKGKTTRIPRTSSNLVTNAPSNFLHSFGSNDCPEQIPMSKIQTSNLVSNRRRVINNDSVSPPVTQWVGQRPHKISRTRRVNVVSPVSNSDGTQFLHEVFSASDVGTRMMTTDTSGHLVSRGITSSSHQSKLKHDNVLPPLLSESEESTAIKTKFKGKTSNKFALEDGVQAPLKATTLVLPIKNKPSKEEIGIEIRRQGRSRRGSVHSKSCLPLPKEKLENIDSTKPLKNGKHSSERSESRIGRPPKNMSDRKVFAQTQNTDVSSLERTGESEDDQEELLAAANAARNASYHACSSDFWKNMESCFASATLDDLAFLKNQIHFTKELDSSFPSSNEACNDMMSEVLNDLAASPHFSYAREQINSVAPTDKSFEDLYSADQRQLVKTSMGRLEIKRLYEKPAPLSHRLLSAFIIVDEIANFENDTQEEFNLQFSNDNAHYGPNSHVHAKDLSKMDCPSELDCTNQRNGIAYDGFLTTNNFRHSNLQNFMPCDDPVVENHAFWNSCNGSLADYQKNDCNLLQTMKGNSPYECQYGNMSLDDRILMELNSIGIYLDTMPDFADCEESEIDKAISELKFGLHQQARKKINQLDKLELAVQDAKKIDERKLEQLAMNKLVEMAHLKLMDGRGSHKSSITKVSKQLALSFAKRAIARCHDFEAGRSCFSELTLQNVLMSAPLCQINTKHSVAVIHKELRNSHLGYGMSEVTSVSERHDCPNNIGPTPSDPHQSIPQWDEKSSTRTNQKEVLLDDVTIGAGSRTTSNPTHTATSVKWKRAESVKDPNKDAMGRGSMAKVSRPSLGRGERRTKAKPKQKISQQISSANDFGRVAEAAEFRSPVSQQLSPTNDFGRVAEAAEFRSPVSQQLSPTNDFGRVAEAAEFRSPVSQESFDTANNFTPRNDHKVELQSLSDRGCDPSKAMDDGVFTNLQLPGMDSIDELDVGLGRQGPQDIASWLNVEDEELQDNDLMGLQIPMDDLSEINMNFLSETHRPPSIVRN; encoded by the exons ATGAAATTGTCAGAAAATATGAGACCAGCTTTGGCTTCAAGTGGTTTGGATGGATCAAATTTTGTAGCTTCCTATAACAATGGGCAACGTGTAACCTACTCCGGTTCTGCCTTGGATAGGTCTAGAAATATCCATGATAGCTTGGAGAACCGTATTCTGGCTACTGGTTCCAGCACATTACGAAACACACCTCCTGGGGAAATTCCATTTTTATTCCACTATCCATCTATAGAGTCTTTCTCAATGAGCGAGAGAAAGTATTCTCGCAGTtcagaatttcaaagaattctaAGTGTAGCAGTCGAGGAGAACACTTTTGGATCTGTACAATCTAAGTCACTCCCACCTAATGCATTAGAGGACCTTAAGCGTTCCAAAACCAACATATCCAAGACGTCGACCAAAGCAAG GAACTTAACGAAGTTGTTACAGAACTCAATTTTCAGATTAGATAGATATCGCAACTTGATCTCAAAGAAACGGCAAACAACTGATCGATCAAACGAGAAGTCAGgtaatttgaattcattaaaGATGGGAGGTCAAAGTCATGCAGATTCTGCAGAAAATGCAAGCCCGAGACTAGAAGATAGAACAAAGAATCTAATTCCTAAAAAGCGTATGCGATCCTCTATGGCGGAAGTACGG GGTACGGTTCTGCCTAGGCAAGCTGCAGGTGTAGAAAAAGATAAAACTGTAATGTTTGACAAAGATAGAGGTGTGCTTAAAGGTTGTAATGTAGGACTAGTAATTTCAGATGACAAAATGTGCAGACTCCCTCCGGGGGGTGATGGctgggagaaaaataaaagaaaacgtTCTGTTGGCCTTAGCAGAATAAGTGATGGAGATCGAGAGCTTAAACAGTCAATTCAGCAAAGGCCTAAGAATGAACCCCGTTTACGTTCCTCAAATGGCATTGTATTCAG ACCAGGATTATCTTGTGGAACCATATTAAGCAACACAACGGATAGCAATCCCGAACTCAGTGGTGCTAACTCCTCCTGCGGTACACCTAAGAACGAACTTGATAGCAGCTCCGTTCCAAATGAAAGGCAAGACCACTCTGTTGGACTAGATAATGAACAGAGTGTATCTAGAGGAAGCAAcag GTTAAATATTCAGGAAGATACTCAGGTGGGAAATCAAATTCCTTTGGTAAAAGGAAAAACAACTAGGATACCACGAACTAGTTCAAACCTTGTTACAAATGCACCCTCTAATTTCCTTCACTCGTTTGGAAGCAATGATTGTCCAGAGCAAATTCCTATGAGCAAAATTCAGACTTCAAATCTGGTGAGCAACCGTAGAAGGGTTATAAATAATGATTCTGTGTCACCCCCTGTAACTCAATGGGTGGGTCAAAGGCCTCACAAAATATCGAGAACACGAAGAGTCAATGTAGTTTCTCCAGTTTCAAACTCGGATGGAACTCAGTTTTTGCATGAAGTTTTTTCTGCTTCTGATGTTGGAACTCGTATGATGACCACAGATACCAGTGGTCATCTAGTTTCAAGGGGAATAACCAGTAGCTCTCATCAATCAAAACTGAAACATGATAATGTCCTCCCTCCTCTGTTATCAGAAAGTGAGGAGTCTACTGCAATCAAAACCAAGTTTAAGGGGAAAACAAGTAATAAATTTGCGCTAGAGGATGGTGTTCAAGCACCACTGAAGGCTACAACTCTTGTTTTGCCAATAAAGAACAAACCTTCAAAAGAAGAAATTGGAATTGAAATTCGCAGGCAAGGTAGGAGCAGAAGAGGATCAGttcattcaaaatcatgtttaccTTTACCAAAGGAAAAACTGGAAAATATAGATTCTACCAAGCCACTCAAAAATGGAAAGCATAGTTCTGAAAGGAGTGAAAG TAGGATTGGTCGGCCTCCAAAAAATATGTCAGATCGGAAGGTTTTTGCCCAGACACAAAATACAGATGTCAGTTCACTGGAACGAACAG GAGAATCAGAGGATGATCAGGAAGAATTACTAGCAGCTGCTAATGCTGCTCGCAATGCTAGCT ATCATGCCTGCTCTAGCGACTTTTGGAAGAACATGGAATCCTGTTTTGCTTCTGCTACATTGGATGATTTAGCTTTTTTGAAGAATCAG ATACATTTTACTAAAGAGCTAGATTCAAGTTTTCCCTCTAGTAACGAAGCTTGCAATGATATGATG AGTGAAGTTTTGAATGATCTGGCAGCATCACCTCACTTTTCTTATGCTAGAGAGCAAATAAACTCAGTTGCACCAACGGACAAATCTTTTGAGGACCTTTATTCAGCTGACCAGAGACAGCTTGTCAAAACATCAATGGGGAGATTAGAGATCAAGAGATTGTATGAGAAACCAGCTCCGCTCTCACATAGGCTTCTCTCAGCCTTTATTATAGTAGATGAGATTGCCAATTTTGAAAATGACACTCAAGAGGAGTTCAATTTACAATTTTCAAATGATAATGCTCACTATGGTCCAAACAGTCATGTTCATGCTAAAGATTTATCAAAAATGGATTGTCCTTCAGAGCTTGATTGCACCAATCAGAGAAATGGGATAGCTTATGATGGATTTTTGACCACCAACAACTTTAGGCACTCAAATCTTCAGAATTTTATGCCTTGTGATGATCCAGTTGTTGAAAATCATGCCTTTTGGAATTCATGCAATGGGTCGCTTGCTGACTACCAGAAAAATGATTGTAATCTTCTGCAGACAATGAAGGGCAACTCTCCATATGAATGCCAATATGGGAACATGTCTCTTGATGATAGGATTTTGATGGAGTTGAACAGTATAGGCATATATCTGGATACAATG CCTGATTTTGCTGACTGTGAAGAGAGTGAAATTGACAAAGCTATTTCAGAACTTAAGTTTGGACTCCACCAGCAG GCAAGGAAAAAGATAAATCAACTTGATAAATTGGAACTAGCAGTTCAAGATGCAAAGAAGATTGACGAAAG GAAACTTGAACAGTTAGCAATGAATAAGCTTGTCGAAATGGCACACCTAAAGCTAATG GATGGTCGAGGTAGTCACAAGAGTAGCATCACTAAGGTGTCAAAACAACTTGCATTGTCCTTTGCTAAGCGAGCAATAGCCAGATGCCACGACTTTGAAGCAGGTCGAAGTTGCTTCAGTGAACTGACACTGCAGAATGTGCTCATGTCAGCGCCTTTATGCCAAATTAACACTAAGCATTCTGTTGCTGTTATtcataaagagttgaggaacagtCATCTTGGCTATGGAATGTCAG aggtaacttctgtttcagaGAGGCATGATTGTCCTAATAATATTGGTCCAACGCCATCAGATCCTCACCAAAGTATTCCTCAATGGGATGAGAAATCAAGTACTAGAACCAACCAGAAGGAGGTGCTTCTGGATGACGTCACTATAGGTGCTGGCTCAAGAACCACATCAAATCCGACCCATACCGCCACAAGTGTAAAATGGAAAAGAGCTGAAAGTGTGAAGGACCCGAACAAAGATGCAATGGGAAGAGGCTCTATGGCTAAAGTTAGTCGTCCATCCCTAGGCAGGGGCGAACGCAGGACAAAGGCAAAACCAAAGCAAAAAATAAGCCAACAGATATCTTCAGCAAATGACTTTGGCAGGGTGGCTGAGGCAGCCGAGTTCAGGTCACCTGTATCGCAACAGTTATCTCCAACAAATGACTTTGGCAGGGTGGCTGAGGCAGCCGAGTTCAGGTCACCTGTATCGCAACAGTTATCTCCAACAAATGACTTTGGCAGGGTGGCTGAGGCAGCCGAGTTCAGGTCACCTGTATCGCAGGAGTCCTTTGACACCGCAAACAATTTCACACCTAGAAATGATCACAAAGTGGAATTACAAAGCTTAAGCGATAGGGGGTGTGATCCTTCTAAAGCGATGGATGATGGTGTGTTCACAAACTTACAGTTACCCGGAATGGACTCCATCGATGAACTAGATGTAGGTTTAGGCAGACAAGGTCCTCAGGACATCGCGTCTTGGTTGAACGTTGAAGATGAGGAACTCCAAGACAATGATTTAATGGGTCTTCAAATTCCAATGGACGACCTCTCAGAAATTAATATGAACTTCTTGAGTGAAACCCACAGACCTCCTTCAATAGTAAGGAATTGA